GACATCGGGTACGGTGGAGGTCTTCGGTCACGATATCGAGAAGGAATGGGCGGCGGCGCGGGCCTGCATCGGGCTGGTGCCCCAGGAGTTCAATTTTAATGTGTGGGAGCCGGTAGAGGAAATCCTCATCAATCAGGCGGGCTACTACGGTATCCCCCGGCGCGAGGCGCGGGCACGAGCGGAGGAGGCCCTGGTGGAACTCGGCCTGTGGGACAAGCGGCGCGCGGTGGCGCGCACCCTGTCCGGTGGCATGAAGCGCCGGCTCATGATCGCGCGGTCCCTGGTCCATCGACCGCGGCTGCTCATCCTCGACGAGCCCACCGCCGGCGTGGATATCGAGATCCGGCGATCCATGTGGCGCTTCATGCGCGAGACTAATCGCCAGGGCGCCACCATCATCCTCACCACCCACTATCTGGAAGAGGCGGAGAACCTGTGCCGGCGCGTCGCCATCATCGACAACGGCGTGATCATCGAGCACGGTGACATGGCGACCCTGCTGCGCAAGCTGCACCGGGAGACCTTCGTCCTCAGCGTGGATCAGGCCCTGGGCATGGCTCCTGAGCTGGAGGGCTATGCCACGCGCCTGGTGGATACCCACACCCTGGAGGTGGACGTGGAAAACGAACGCGATATCAACGGTGTGTTCCGCGGCCTGGACGCCATGGGGATCCGGGTGCAGACCCTGCGCAACAAGGCCAACCGCCTGGAAGAGCTGTTCATGGGGCTGG
Above is a window of Gammaproteobacteria bacterium DNA encoding:
- a CDS encoding ABC transporter ATP-binding protein, with protein sequence MVPALKLAGLKKIYRNRVEAVRGIDLEVAEGDFFALLGPNGAGKSTAIGIICSLVNRTSGTVEVFGHDIEKEWAAARACIGLVPQEFNFNVWEPVEEILINQAGYYGIPRREARARAEEALVELGLWDKRRAVARTLSGGMKRRLMIARSLVHRPRLLILDEPTAGVDIEIRRSMWRFMRETNRQGATIILTTHYLEEAENLCRRVAIIDNGVIIEHGDMATLLRKLHRETFVLSVDQALGMAPELEGYATRLVDTHTLEVDVENERDINGVFRGLDAMGIRVQTLRNKANRLEELFMGLVGK